Proteins from a genomic interval of Lycium ferocissimum isolate CSIRO_LF1 chromosome 2, AGI_CSIRO_Lferr_CH_V1, whole genome shotgun sequence:
- the LOC132047977 gene encoding homeobox-leucine zipper protein ATHB-40-like, giving the protein MTSSMTHQVDDQMVLTSQFYPDVYAQLTREQGPVNPQRKRKKNKDEAKVLRKRKLSEEQVNLLERSFVDDHKLETERKDKLASQLGLDPQQVAVWFQNRRARWKNKKLEVEYSKLKSQHETTMIEKNCLETEILKLKEQLCEAEKQIQGLLLECNCDGLMSSNGPISTSSFSRETCMDQTHFLGEFGMERILMDNNVFFDQSTYIALWDN; this is encoded by the exons ATGACAAGCAGCATGACTCACCAGGTTGATGATCAAATGGTGCTGACCTCTCAGTTTTATCCAGATGTTTACGCCCAACTGACGCGTGAACAAG GACCGGTGAATCCGCAacgaaaaaggaagaagaacaAAGATGAAGCAAAAGTACTTAGGAAGAGGAAGCTTAGTGAAGAACAAGTCAATCTTCTTGAACGGAGCTTTGTGGACGACCACAAACTGGAGACTGAAAGAAAAGACAAGCTTGCTTCTCAGCTTGGCCTTGATCCTCAACAAGTCGCGGTTTGGTTCCAAAACAGGAGGGCTCGATGGAAGAACAAGAAACTCGAGGTTGAATACTCCAAGCTCAAGTCTCAGCATGAGACAACGATGATTGAGaaaaattgtcttgaaactGAG ATCTTGAAGTTGAAAGAGCAATTGTGTGAAGCAGAAAAGCAAATACAAGGGCTATTATTGGAGTGTAATTGTGATGGGTTAATGTCAAGCAATGGTCCAATTAGTACTTCATCGTTCTCTAGAGAAACCTGCATGGATCAGACACATTTTCTTGGGGAGTTTGGAATGGAGAGAATATTAATGGATAATAATGTATTCTTTGATCAAAGCACTTATATAGCTCTCTGGGATAATTAG